In Glycine max cultivar Williams 82 chromosome 15, Glycine_max_v4.0, whole genome shotgun sequence, the DNA window CCACTCCTCGTCAAGAAACCATGTGTCCAAGGTACTCCACCTGAGGCTGCACAAAGAAACATTTAGacaatttcaaaacaaaatgattgtcaagcAGCACCTGAAAAGCAGTTTCCAAATGGCTCAGGTGAGCCTCGAAAGAAGAACTGTATATGAGGATATCGTCGAAGAAGACGATGATGAAGTGGCGGAGATACGATCGAAAAAGCAGGTTCATGGTGGCTTGGAAGGACGACGGTGCGTTGCACAACCCAAACAACAATACGTTAAACTCGTAATGGACGTGGTGGGTTCTGAAAGCAATCTTGGGGATATCAGCATAATGCATCCGAATCTGATGGTAACCCTATAGCAGATCAAGCTTCAAGAAGCACTGCGCACCACCCAACTCATCATGCAGCTCGTCAATGGTGGGGATAGGAAACCTATCTCGCACTGTTACTGCATTGAGTGCATGGTAGTCAATGCAGAACCGCCACGTTCCATCCTGCTTCCGAACCAGCAATACCGGCGATGAGAAGGGGCTCATGCTGGGTTGAATGAGCCCCTTCTGAATCATGGAGTCAACCTGAAGctcaatttttttgcttttgataGTGGGGGTAACGGTAGGGTCTCACGTTGACTGGAGGGGAATCCGGGACCAAATGGATATGAAGATCGGTGGACCTTGCCGGAGGAAGGGTCTGTGGGTACTGAAATAAGGCTGCAAACTTAGTGAGTAAGGTGTGGATTGCTGCAGGTGTGTCGGCCGGAAGTGGTGTAGGAGGATCTTTAGGGAACATCGTGATGTGGAAGTAGGAAACATCATCGTGCTTTTGAGAAAGACGACGAAGCTGGTGTTGAGTGAGGATTCCCAAGGTAGTGTCGTTCTCGCCCTGTAATTCCACCAAGCACCCCTGATGAAAGAATTGCATGCATAAGGTAGCATAGTCAGTGAGAATGGGCCCCAACGTCTTAAGCCATTGGACCCCCAAAACGATATTCACGCCTGAAATTGGTAAGACATGGAGGTCAATTTTGAAGACATGGTCCTAGATGGTCAAGGGAATTGCTTCACAGAGTCTAGTGCACTCCAAATATTCACTATTGCCCACCATCACTCGCAAAAGGGTTGGAGTGGTTAGACAAGACAAGCTCAAAGTGGTAACTAACTGTGGCTAGATAAAATTATGTGTACTTCCCCCATCAACAAGGAGGAGTACATGGTGGCCGGCGAGAGAGCCAGTAAGGCGCAGTGTTTCTTGTGCCAAAGTGCCCAAAAGTGAGTTTAGGCTAATTTGAGCCGGATGGGCTGGGTTCGGGTTAGATACAAGGCTTGCGGGTTGGGGCGGGTCAACAGGTTCCATATGAAGCCAATTGGGCTCTTCCTCGTCCGCGACGAGAAGGAAAACCCTAGAGGCGCAGCGATGCCCTCTATGGTACCTTTCGTCACAAGTGAAGCAGAACCCACACTCCTGGCGTAAGGTGATTTCCTCCAACATCAAGCATTTCACTATGGGTGGCGGGGGTCGAGGTGGAGAGGGCAAAAGCGGTGGGAGAGGGATAGGACGAGGAGGTGGCGTGATGGGTGGAAGGCGCGGGCGTTGGGATCGAGGATGATCAAATCGCTTCTCCTCTTGGAGGCGCGCAAGGCCGACGGCCTGGGCCAACGTTAGTGGTTGGTGTGCCTGAACTTCCTGGCGAATCTCCGGCGTCAAGCCGGAGATGAAGCAACTCAAAAGGAAGGGGGCGGGCAAGCCAATAATGCGATTAGCCAATTCTTCGAATTCCAATAGGTAAGCCACCATTGAACTTGTCTAAGTAAGTTTGAACAGAACACCTGTTGGGTCTTCATATTGTGATGGGGCACACCGGTTTTGTAGTGCTTGCAGGAATGCTTGCCAGGAGGTAAATTGGGCGTTGCTAGTCATATACTGAAACCAAGCAAGAGCCCGACCCTCCATATAGAATGTCGTTATGGTTAAACGATCATGATCAGGGGTGCCATGGTATGCAAAATACTGGTTGATCTTGAAGATCCAACCGAAGGGCTCAATGCCGTCAAAACGAGGCACTTCTAACTTCATCTTGTGGTTGGTTGCAGGGATAAAGGCGGAGTTGTGAGGAACTGGTGGAGGTTGGTTCGTGGGAGACGAGGTCACGGAAGCTATGCGGGTGAGGAACTCATCCATTTTGAGGGTCATGGCTTGCATGGTATCACCAAGTTGAGCAAGGACATCCTCGAGGTGGCCGGAGGAGTCTTCATGTTTATGAGCGTCAAACATGAGGGCAACAAGAGCACAAAATGTTAGCATCCCCTAATAACTGGCTTCGAGGCACCAGAACCTCCAGAAAAGAAGAAgacacagagaagaaaaggaaCAGAGAAGAAGAGGTAATTGTATATTTCTCATTGATTTCCCGTGCTTGTTATTTACCTATATATAGGCTTCCTAGTAACATAATGATTCAAAAGATATTTGCGATAACGAAACTTGGTAGTGCTTGTCCCCCTAAAGCAGACCACATCAAGCAAGGATATTCCCTATGGTGCGAGGTGCTTTACTGATCAAACTCACCATTCTTCCTCAGACATAGTCCTTGAGGTAAGATGGTTTTACAACTTTTCTTTTGGGCTTTGCTTCTCCCTGTACCCCTTGGTTTGCTATTTTGACCCTTGTccctattgttgttgtttttgagTTCCTATCACACATATTATTCACAAGCTTAGAAAATTGGTTCAAACTTTGGTATAACGCACTATAACGTTTTACAATAACCTAAAACATTAAGTATGTTTGGATTTCAACAGgagaatttagattttttttttcattgtgtaTTGCAATTCACAATTAcgcattaaaattaaaaaaaaaatactttcctGACTTCAATTTAAACATAACTGAAATAAAcctaaatcaattaattaaaaataatttatgtgacttttaagatagttattatcaaaattaacaaatttatcataaatagtgatatgtaattaaatgatagtataaaaaatatattcaaatgcaCATACTTTTTTCTCAATAGTAATTACAATAACTTTAGTGTGACTtaagaatgaaaatatatacttatttaatttttaattattaattatttaagaaaaatatagaattaatCTGTTGAGTTTTTACAAATAGATAAGTCAAATTCTAATCCTAAATAGTTTACAACTTACGCACTACTAAATTAATTGAGCTACATAGCATAGCAGAACTCGTACGTATAGCAGTCTTATATGTTATTGCCTTGGTCTTGTTGGGAGATGGGATTTAGATTCGCAAGATATGGTTTTGATTCTATTATTTAATGGTGGGTATCTTTATATCCTTCGTCCTCTTtcttaatatatcatttttgctgaaaaaaatatatctaaatcccttaaaattttaaaaatctctaTTATATACTACCTAATAAAGTTTCAACCCTATCCCGATAACATTcatgactaaaaaaaataaggagaaaAAGTCAATTAACTGAAACACATTAATCATGTATCACCTCccgtattatatataataaataactatttaattCATCaacattaataacaataattaaattagttattttaacaaattttaattttattttaagattactcattcattaaataatttaacaaaatcagtgtaatcattgataaatatcataattaaggataaaaaataaatttaacaataaaattatcttatgtttcttataattacaaattaataaatattatcttttgtttgtttcttatatataagatgGGAGTTAGTATCACCCGATAAATTACAATTGGACCTTTAGACTTTAGTGGACTAACTCATTACTGACAAGACCTTTCATCTACCTTTTGTGGCTCATTACTGACTAGACCGTTCATCTATCTTTTGTGGACTGCCCAACTTGAAATTCCTATCAGGATCTCAAATCTCTTAAATTTCCTTGCCATGTTACCCGAACCAAGAGGAAGGAAGACAATATTTGATTATCGATTAAAGTGATTTGAACACCGGGCAAAGAAAATCACtagttaaaagaataaattgcaTGAATACAGGTGTTAAGAACTTCGGAAGAAATTATCAAGGGATCTCATAGTAAATAGTATTCTTGAAATTTTGATCTTCATTCAAACTCAATTGCATTAATGCAATGTACGTAGCTATCCAACGTAATCGACCTCATATAGTGACCTAATAGAGGGAAAAAGCTTTTATTGTTACTTGCTTGTATAATAGGCAAAGTCGGAATGCTTGTCATGAAAATAAATTGCCGATGTTGAATGCAACTTTTGTGTTGACCAATTTATACTCATCAACCAACCCAAGAATCATTAGCCGGTTAATTTCAAAAGTAAACTCACTAGCTAGTCACAgatcaaatatattattgaaatatcccaaaaagaaaatatgaattgCCACCGTCAAAACAAAGACCTCATATTATGCCTAAGCTAGTGCTTCAAGCTCCAAGAGTAGAGTGTGATTAATTACTTCAGATCCTGGGCCAGAGAATTGAATTGGACCTACAACGAAAATCATCATTGTGAGCAACAAACTTAGATCATAGTGCAAATAACTCCAATCACTCCAGTTCAACATAAAAGTAGATTTAGACCAATCTTGAATGCCACTATTAAAAAAGCCAAGAAATAAGGCTTCAGTGAACGCAGCCGAAACAAAAGGTGAAATAATAGtgtctatatataaaatacCTGGACTGATGTAGCAATTCTTCAGGGCCCATTCATCCCGCAAGGAGGCAAACTTTTTGAAGGGTGCCCCTGAATGATCCAACATGAAATATATTCAGTATCCAAGATAACTGGAGTTGATATTAGAAGTTTAAAAATGCAATCGCTATAGTATtcaatattgtaaaaaaaaaaatctatattttaaataatggaCAGTCTAAAATCCAGACACTAATGTCTGGGTGACACAGTAGTGTTAGTCTTTTGTACCACATCTGAAgctatgaaataaaatattttaccctccctttcatttcatttttctgaGTGACACAGTAGCGTTAGTGGATTATTGAGCCCAAATCAATGAAGTTTTCATGAATATATATGTTTACCTTCAAGTTCCACCATTGCCTTCTTGATCACAGGCTTGAATTTACCTGCAAAGAAATTACACATTCGTAAACAAAACAGTAGACAAAGCATTCACATAAATGCAACATTTACAGACTTTTCATGATTTATATAACCAgaggtgcagcggtaaagtagtgccttggtgacttgttggtcatgggttcgaatccggaaacagcctctttgcatatgcaagggtaaggctacgtacaatatccctcccccataccttcgcatagcgaagagcctctggacaatggggtacgaagtttttataTAACCAGAGGTTGTCAGAACAGAAACAAGGGCAATATTGAGTCCAAAAATATGCAGGAGAAAATATTTCTAGCTTAAAATTCAGTGTTTTAATTATGTCGgtcttgaaaaaaattacactgaattatgaataaatatagaaataatCAGATTTTTAGGTCAGATTTAATAAAAACACAGGGTTTACCCTGAACAAAGAGTTACCTCCTTCAAAACATAGGGAATAACAATCTGACAACTTAATTCCCTTTTACAAGTCTGTAACACAACTTATATATTACTATTAACTATCACATAATAACTGATGACTGCCCAAtctgaaattaatataaaaataactatcTAATAAGTAATAACTTCCTAAAACAGAATTATAACTACTTAAGTCAGATTTGAGCCTATCAAAATACATCAGCAACACTATAGAGTATTGCATGAAcactaataaagaaaatagtcAATGGGGTAAAGCATAAGGTCTCAAAGATGAAAGTGTGTACCATGCCTCCTCTCCACATCCATCAGTGAGGTGAGTGCAGTTCCACCAACAGTCCATTCTTCTACCGGAGCACATAAATTGGCAACCTGATCCAAAtatcaaaacaaattaaataactagGTTGGTGACTTCAATATTGCAAAACAAGCACAATTTCAAAGTACAATCAATTATCAACACCAATCTAGGAGATATTTAAGAAGATATCAAAAGATTAAGGCATGTAGAGAAGCACAAACTGATGATATTAATCCAGTCTTCCCACTATGAAGGAGGGCTCCAGCACCATAACCCAGAGCATAGCAATAAGTAGCATCAAAATTAGTAGGCAAGCCACACCTCCCTTCATAACTGCATATTTTAAATGAGTCAGTACAAACTCTAACATATTAAGTCATTTAAAAGATCACACATAACATGTATGATTGAGAGAAATTTAAATCCAagtaaaggagaagaaaaagcaTGTCCCTGGAAAGATTTTTTGATTCACAGCAATATGTTTTAGAATTTactattcaataataatatcaaaattagaTAAATTACCCAAAAAAGTGGGATTGCCCTTTAAATTCGCCATTGTATTTGCCTTCTTGCTTTCTCTTCTCCAACTCAGTTTCAACCATTTGAATAAGCATTTTCTCTGTTTCTATCTTGGCAACCTAAATGGCAATACAAGCAAGATTAACATTGGTGCCGCTTCAAATTGGATAGAGGAGCCAAATAAACACAGCAAGATAGCACTATAACAACATTAGGCACCTGAACATTTCCATGTGGATCTCTTTCAAGCATCAATTGCTCTTGAATTGCTTGAGGTAAAAAGTCAAAAAGCTTCAACGATTGATCAGTGAGTTTCTTCTTCCATAACCCACCCTCATCCACGGTATCATGGGCAAGAATTTCATTTAGTTCTGCAATGAGATGCTGGACCTGCATATAGCACAATACCAAGTACAAATGAGTATCATCAGAAGTGTATTCATACAGGTTGTACATGAACAACACTAAAACATAATCCCAAGTGCAGAGGGGGAAACacaggtaaaaaaataattgtgaaaaCTGCAAAGTGATAGATACCTCAGGTATGAAATCAATTAGACCTTCGGGGATAAGAATAACACcataattgtaattaatttcaGCTCTTTTACAAACAACATCTACGATATAGTCTGTGACATTTTTCAACGTCAGCTTTTTTGCAGCAACCTGAAAAGTGTATTATGGgtttaaatcaaattttgataaaaGCAAACTTTAATCATGAGATTAACATGgaagcattttttatttttttcatctaccCCTAGTATGTACAAACACTAGATAAATTGAACAAATATATGAGGAAGTGAAGAACCTCTTCTCCAATAATAGTAATGTTTGGATGAGTTTGTAAGGCACATTCCAGCGTAATGTGTGAAGCTGCACGCCCCATAAGCCGCACAACTGCAGACAGATGATCTCATGTCTTATTGTTTGAAATCCAATGGAGCAATAATGAAAGCACACACAATCATAGGCTGGTGAAAGCATGATTCCAAATGTCTACCATATAAATTGACGCATCAATATTTTTAGGAACATCACATTTTATTTAGGTACTAAATAAAGAATCTCAATGAAGTACAGAACCAATTTCAATCAAAACTGATTTTGAGGGTTTCATTGATATTCATGTAATTGTCAATGATTCGGTAAAAATGCcatgaaattaaataaaccCTTTCAACAGCACAAAAGCAAGAGTTTTAATATAATTCAAGAGAATCAGAATCAGAAATAGAAAAATCACATAACAGAACTGCAGACATAAGGCAAGGATAATGAACAAACTAATCATTTCTCTCTCAAAAGTAAAACGTGTGATATGATATAAACAAAGGGGTGACAATAAGATTATATATAACCATCTTTCTCGTCAATGCTTTGGCAGTTTGGCTTAAGTTTAATAAAAGTGGTAAAGAGAATGACAAATGTTATGGGTAATTTGATATAAAAGGGGATAGCATATGCCTCATTTAGGTAATGAAGTGGAAAATGAGTTTGGTATCTAGATGGCTGTATCaatccaaaacaaaagaattaaaatatgaacTCAGGTCTTCAGATGTTACAATAAGAACAGATGATAGGAGCAGTTTTAAAGTGCGAAATGTTTAAAAAGTGAAGTAGTTAATGTTGTAAGAAGAGAGAAGCAATAAAAGCAGTAGAGAAAAGTAACAGCAATCAATGCCCAAGGTGGTACATTAAGCATAGGTATACTCTC includes these proteins:
- the LOC100804429 gene encoding pyrophosphate--fructose 6-phosphate 1-phosphotransferase subunit beta; this translates as MAPTTTVPIGTLPSGSVTGRLASVYSEVQKTRVDHALPLPSVLKHPFTILDGPPSSAAGNPDEIAKLFPHLFGQPSAALAPSGAVQTQKKLKIGVVLSGGQAPGGHNVISGIFDYLQERAPGSTLYGFKGGPAGIMKCKYVELTSEYIYPYRNQGGFDMICSGRDKIETPEQFKQAEETAKKLDLDGLVVIGGDDSNTNACLLAENFRSKNLKTSVIGCPKTIDGDLKCKEVPTSFGFDTACKIYSEMIGNVMIDARSTGKYYHFVRLMGRAASHITLECALQTHPNITIIGEEVAAKKLTLKNVTDYIVDVVCKRAEINYNYGVILIPEGLIDFIPEVQHLIAELNEILAHDTVDEGGLWKKKLTDQSLKLFDFLPQAIQEQLMLERDPHGNVQVAKIETEKMLIQMVETELEKRKQEGKYNGEFKGQSHFFGYEGRCGLPTNFDATYCYALGYGAGALLHSGKTGLISSVANLCAPVEEWTVGGTALTSLMDVERRHGKFKPVIKKAMVELEGAPFKKFASLRDEWALKNCYISPGPIQFSGPGSEVINHTLLLELEALA